The Littorina saxatilis isolate snail1 linkage group LG13, US_GU_Lsax_2.0, whole genome shotgun sequence genome contains a region encoding:
- the LOC138945948 gene encoding uncharacterized protein: MNLLRKLPFFSKERGERGGRDGECAICQDVPRDPRTLPCGNRHVFCLACLEGLVRHNDDDRNTFPCPLCRRIVNIPVGGLTALTEEKDFWERAKKTFQALRFRWWPRQSPSSLSSSDDALESTPPYWDHLDDGSGFDAASLFSTLEGVPPGRLDGDTLFRQNGTLEDSLNPNNDVNLDAIDVQLQMQILEDIELEQGARRNPDSPGFSAWGVAADLDNIDFVDNEVEDIFRSMADHHNYWPNAEEDDDVLAPSDTSRHDERGSYSIPTHEYYANTPGDYFLDSPEDRVFAPVPEAVSDDLDMSVVRQVIADIDRNSYDEATRMSSARRRHLHIGDNGRRRSARGSRQYLSFYNPYLDMED; the protein is encoded by the exons ATGAACCTTCTTCGGAAACTCCCTTTCTTCTCAAAG GAGCGAGGAGAGAGGGGAGGGCGTGACGGTGAGTGCGCCATATGCCAGGACGTGCCCAGAGACCCCCGCACCTTGCCCTGCGGCAACAGACACGTCTTCTGCCTCGCCTGTCTGGAGGGCCTCGTCAGGCACAACGATGACGACCGCAACACCTTCCCCTGCCCGCTCTGCCGCAGGATCGTCAACATCCCCGTCGGAGGTCTCACTGCTCTCACGGAGGAGAAAGACTTCTGGGAGAGGGCTAAAAAGACGTTCCAGGCACTGCGGTTTCGTTGGTGGCCGCGACAGTCTCCGAGTAGCTTGTCGTCGTCGGATGACGCCTTAGAGAGTACGCCTCCCTACTGGGATCACCTCGACGATGGGTCTGGATTCGATGCCGCCAGCCTATTTTCGACTTTGGAGGGCGTGCCCCCAGGTCGTCTGGACGGGGACACACTGTTCAGGCAGAACGGAACCTTAGAGGACAGTCTGAACCCCAACAACGACGTGAACCTGGACGCGATAGACGTACAGCTTCAGATGCAGATCCTGGAGGACATTGAGCTCGAGCAGGGTGCTAGGCGCAATCCAGACTCTCCTGGGTTTTCAGCGTGGGGTGTGGCTGCTGACCTTGACAACATCGACTTTGTGGATAATGAGGTGGAGGACATTTTTCGATCAATGGCTGATCACCACAATTATTGGCCCAATGCCGAGGAGGACGATGACGTGCTGGCTCCGAGCGATACAAGCAGACACGACGAACGAGGCTCCTACAGTATACCAACGCACGAATACTACGCCAACACGCCAGGAGACTATTTTCTAGATAGTCCAGAAGACAGAGTGTTTGCGCCTGTTCCAGAAGCAGTGTCCGATGACCTTGATATGAGCGTTGTAAGGCAAGTGATAGCGGACATCGACAGGAACAGTTACGACGAAGCTACAAGAATGTCGAGTGCACGAAGAAGACACCTCCATATAGGAGACAACGGACGACGAAGAAGCGCAAGAGGAAGTAGACAGTATCTGTCGTTTTATAACCCTTACTTGGACATGGAAGACTGA